A genomic segment from Chanos chanos chromosome 2, fChaCha1.1, whole genome shotgun sequence encodes:
- the LOC115805033 gene encoding serine/threonine-protein kinase pim-1-like, with the protein MAPDVAIGQATGHRPQISMRPGCSKKLQPNSEGHTKSSRLCGEEEDKPPQEEPGHQGLKRSRQKAGLSTKGGRRAKRQRRATFEESYMEQHFLGEGGFGSVFAGIRIEDQMPVAIKYISKDRAEETLEIPGQGTLPLEVALMSMVNAAPHCSNILRLLEWFEQPSQFVLILELLEPCQDLAEFCAAQGGSLDENVTREVMKQLLRALRHCEKRGVLHRDVKPENVLILTDSHTVKLIDFGCGDLLQDCPYDYFAGTFQYAPPEWFLHSEYMAGPATVWSVGVTMFRLVCGFAPFTSSRQIIQSHLPFPQGPSAEFQDLIRWCLKENPEDRPTLKQMRRHRWSEAHVRRLQKERDELEQRLTDLRKAWSFLSDLTKLHRSYLQHCNTHPDEEPVYGPSCMPALLLEARGTLGAEHQPKTVHEKLQQIVDQADNK; encoded by the exons ATGGCCCCAGACGTGGCCATTGGACAGGCCACGGGCCACAGGCCTCAGATCAGTATGAGGCCGGGCTGTAGCAAGAAGCTTCAGCCGAACAGTGAGGGCCACACAAAGTCCAGCAGACTTTgtggggaggaggaggataaACCTCCCCAGGAAGAGCCAGGGCATCAGGGGTTGAAGCGGTCCCGGCAAAAAGCAGGCCTTTCCACCAAAGGCGGCAGACGTGCCAAACGCCAACGCAGAG CTACGTTTGAGGAGTCGTACATGGAGCAGCACTTCCTTGGAGAAGGTGGATTTGGAAGTGTTTTTGCTGGGATCCGCATTGAGGATCAAATGCCT GTTGCCATCAAGTATATCTCTaaagacagggcagaggagacgCTTGAGATT ccTGGACAGGGTACTTTACCTTTGGAGGTGGCTCTGATGAGCATGGTGAACGCAGCCCCTCACTGTTCAAACATCCTACGGCTGTTGGAGTGGTTTGAACAACCAAGTCAGTTCGTTTTGATCCTGGAGCTGCTTGAACCCTGTCAGGATCTCGCCGAATTCTGCGCGGCGCAGGGTGGCTCCCTGGATGAGAATGTGACTCGCGAGGTGATGAAGCAGTTGTTGAGGGCTTTGCGTCACTGCGAGAAGCGCGGGGTTCTCCACCGTGACGTGAAGCCTGAAAACGTGCTCATTCTGACGGACTCTCACACGGTCAAACTCATCGACTTTGGCTGCGGAGACCTGCTTCAGGACTGCCCTTACGACTACTTTGCAGGGACCTTTCAATATGCACCACCTGAATGGTTCCTGCATAGTGAGTATATGGCAGGCCCAGCCACTGTCTGGTCTGTGGGAGTGACCATGTTCCGTCTAGTGTGTGGCTTTGCACCATTCACCTCCAGTCGACAGATCATCCAGAGCCATCTACCTTTCCCTCAAGGACCATCTGCAG AGTTCCAAGACCTGATTCGCTGGTGCCTGAAAGAAAATCCAGAGGATCGTCCAACCCTGAAACAGATGAGGCGCCACCGCTG GAGTGAGGCTCATGTGCGGAGACTGCAGAAAGAGCGTGATGAGCTGGAGCAGAGGCTCACAGACCTGAGAAAAGCTTGGTCCTTCCTCAGTGACCTGACCAAGCTTCACAGGAGCTACCTCCAGCACTGCAACACTCACCCTGATGAAGAGCCAGTG TATGGTCCCTCCTGTATGCCAGCACTGCTGCTGGAAGCCAGAGGCACGCTGGGAGCAGAGCATCAGCCGAAGACTGTTCATGAAAAACTGCAGCAAATCGTAGACCAAGCTGACAACAAATAA
- the LOC115805034 gene encoding serine/threonine-protein kinase pim-1-like produces the protein MAPDVAIGQATGHRPQVSMRQGCSKKLQPNSEGHTKSSRLCEEEEDKPPQEEPGHQGLKRSRQKAGPSTKGGRRAKRQRRATFEESYMEQHFLGEGGFGSVFAGIRIEDQMPVAIKYISKDRAEETLEIPGQGTLPLEVALMSMVNTAPHCSNILRLLEWFEQPSQFVLILELLEPCQDLAEFCAAQGGSLDENLTRVVMKQLLRALRHCEKRGVLHRDVKPENVLILTDSHTVKLIDFGCGDLLQDCPYDYFAGTFQYAPPEWFLHSEYMAGPATVWSVGATMFRLVCGFAPFTSSRQIIQGHLPFPQGPSAEFQDLIRWCLKENPEDRPTLKQMRRHRWSEAHVRRLQKERDELEQRLTDLRKAWSFLSDLTKLHRSYLQHCNTHPDEEPVYGPSCMPALLLEARGTLGAQHQPKTVHEKLQQILDQADNK, from the exons ATGGCCCCAGACGTGGCCATTGGACAGGCCACGGGCCACAGGCCTCAGGTCAGTATGAGGCAGGGCTGTAGCAAGAAGCTTCAGCCGAACAGTGAGGGCCACACAAAGTCCAGCAGACtttgtgaggaggaggaggataaaCCTCCCCAGGAAGAGCCAGGGCATCAGGGGTTGAAGCGGTCCCGGCAAAAAGCAGGCCCTTCCACCAAAGGCGGCAGACGTGCCAAACGCCAACGCAGAG CTACGTTTGAGGAGTCGTACATGGAGCAGCACTTCCTTGGAGAAGGTGGATTTGGAAGTGTTTTTGCTGGGATCCGCATTGAGGATCAAATGCCT GTTGCCATCAAGTATATCTCTaaagacagggcagaggagacgCTTGAGATT ccTGGACAGGGTACTTTGCCTTTGGAGGTGGCTCTGATGAGCATGGTGAACACAGCCCCTCACTGTTCAAACATCCTACGGCTGTTGGAGTGGTTTGAACAACCAAGTCAGTTCGTTTTGATCCTGGAGCTGCTTGAACCCTGTCAGGATCTCGCCGAATTCTGCGCGGCGCAGGGTGGCTCCCTGGATGAGAATCTGACTCGCGTGGTGATGAAGCAGTTGTTGAGGGCTTTGCGTCACTGCGAGAAGCGCGGGGTTCTCCACCGTGACGTGAAGCCTGAGAACGTGCTCATTCTGACGGACTCTCACACGGTCAAACTCATCGACTTTGGCTGCGGAGACCTGCTCCAGGACTGCCCTTACGACTACTTTGCAGGGACCTTTCAATATGCACCACCTGAATGGTTCCTGCATAGTGAGTATATGGCAGGCCCAGCCACTGTCTGGTCTGTGGGAGCGACCATGTTCCGTCTAGTGTGTGGCTTTGCACCATTCACCTCCAGTCGACAGATCATCCAGGGCCATCTACCTTTCCCTCAAGGACCATCTGCAG AGTTCCAAGACCTGATTCGCTGGTGCCTGAAAGAAAATCCAGAGGATCGTCCAACCCTGAAACAGATGAGGCGCCACCGCTG GAGTGAGGCTCATGTGCGGAGACTGCAGAAAGAGCGTGATGAGCTGGAGCAGAGGCTCACAGACCTGAGAAAAGCTTGGTCCTTCCTCAGTGACCTGACCAAGCTTCACAGGAGCTACCTCCAGCACTGCAACACTCACCCTGATGAAGAGCCAGTG TATGGTCCCTCCTGTATGCCAGCACTGCTGCTGGAAGCCAGAGGCACACTGGGAGCACAGCATCAGCCGAAGACTGTTCATGAAAAACTGCAGCAAATCTTAGACCAAGCTGACAACAAATGA